ATCCCCCACCGCTTCACCACGCCTTGGAACCCATGGTCAATcctgaaaacacaacacaaagcaccaCAAAGTGAAGAGCAGCTCACAACTGTTTTATGATGAAAACAAGATGGGTACCAGCAAACAATAAAAAGATAAGTTCTGAAAGAGCAATTTACTATGCAGAtttatgaagaaaataagtaccagcacacacaagaaaagagaaGTTCTGAAAACGAACTGGTTacaatgaacaaataaaacaggATGAGGGAATTCTGGTAGGTTGTATCTGAATCATTTGGACTTCAGTTCACCGTACAACCCATTGAATGATTTGCTTGTGAAATATCTGCACGACCAGAATATGTTCAATACCTTTGCAGCTCTGAATTTGTTAACATCACTCCATTTATTACAGAAACATTCCACTATTTCAAACTGAGTGACTAATAGTGGACAATAAGAAAACAAACGATATCAGATAATAACTGAACAAAATGAAGTCTCAGTCTATAGACTGAACTGTGAACATACTACGTTTCGATACCAACAATCTTAAAATTGCAACAGAAGAAGGGGAACctatacaaacaaatacatactAACAAAGGTACCATCCTGCAATTTCAATTTTGGTGGATctaatattaaaaaacaaaacaaaactgatttgCAGATTTTTATCAGCAAGGCAAAGCACAAATGTTCCATTACATCCCAAAAGAGTGGTCCACTTACGTTTTGGCTTGAACGTCCACATAGTCTCCCACACGATAGTGCATCACAGATAAGGGAGTCCCTGCAAAACAGTAGAACTGTCTTAAATGTCATCTCTtcaaaaaaatgacagaaacaaaacgaaactctgttctgtcagtgtgcttgtattttgtatttttacaTGCTTGGAAGGaaattttacatattttttttaggacATAAAGTTTGAAGTCGGAAACAAAAAAGCTGCTGAAAATCTGTAGAAGGgtcatacacacggacacatgaATGCATGAAACTTAATTATCTCTATCaaatataattttgtgtgtgtgtgtgtgtgtgtgcctcatctgtttctctgtatgcATAATATTGCTTGATTTgagaatggaaaaaacaacaacaaaaaactacaggataaaaaaaaaaaagatgaccaaGCCCTGTTCTAAAGACCTAACCATTTCCAAACAATAATCATATTCTTTACaataaagagggaaaaaaatcacaggtGTAAGCAAATACTACCAAAACGCAACCAAGATTTTGGAAGAAAAGGATTTGACTCTTTTTGAGCAGTtgagaaataacaaaaaacagtTCTGAAAAAATAAGCAGTAAAAAAAACTCGTAATTCTTTTGATcttttgttgcttatagcccagtcAACAACATCGGGCCATATCAGGGGTGAAAAACAATATAAGTCCCCACAaacctaagaagaagaagaaaaagaataagaaaaaagaccagaaaagaaaatttggcacAATAATCAGTTGGCAAAATATGTCTAAAAAATGCCTGAAAACATTTCCACCCCATGGTCTGCATACTGCCAGAATAATAAAATGAACCTCCTCTTTCTGAGCTCAGAGATGTCACTGTCATAACAAGACCCACATGATACAGACCAGACTCCCTGAAGACTCACCAGGCTGGATGGCAGCATCTGGCGTGACCAGGAACCGAGTCAGGACCTTTTTGGGTGGCACGCCTGCCTCAGTGAAGAGATTGACATAGGCTTTGGAGAACTGGAACACAGAACTGGCAGTCTagtattctgtttgtttgttgttgttgttttgttttgttttttcttgttgttttttttactatggTTTTAATGCTATCTATCACCAACTGAACCTTGCAATGACTCAAACATATATCTTTAGATGGACTATCCTCATCTGAAACATGACGAGCCACTATCAGTGTCAGCTGAACATTATgtacatacaaaaagacaaaagCATGTCTTCGTTCAAGACATCTGTATACTGATACTATGACTTCTCCTTCTActctgttcgtgggctgcgactcctgtGTCCACCCATAtggtacacacgagtgggcttttacatgtatgaccatttttatccctaCCATGTTTTCAGGGAGTCACACTCCATTTTGGGGGGATTTATGACCTCAGTATAAATGATAAGCATCCAAAGAATGTATCAGTCACCATGTAAATCCTTCCTAAGGTTTGCATGTGCAAatgaacacatgcatgcaaacacacaaatgcagatTTGATATGTGAGTGCATTTTAAGTTTTATTCTAATATTGTTTGTGTATAAgtatatgcatgtgtttgcatacacatgtttgtgtgtgtgtgtgtgtgtgtgtgtgtgtgtgtgtgtgtgtgtgcaggtgacatTCTAAGCACATGAGCAGGGTTTAAAACATTAGGTTAAACTAAAAGAACATTTCATTGTATGTAACTGATTGGAAGTCTTGCAAGTGTAAGTTCATTAAAATAACTAAATAGAAGTGAAAATgataagagagaagggagagatggtTTATTTGGAGAAATAAATATCTCAAGATCAATTCTGTGTGGACAAACATTTATACCAGACTTCAATAAGAACATTTATACCAGACTTCAATAAGATTAAACCTGATCAGATCTGAAATAACAAGAACTGATCTAAACGTTACTTCATGCACACCTACGTAAAAGATGCATCTTTTAAAATGCATGCAAGCAAATCACAGGAACTTAGAACTGTTTCCATACAAATTAAAAGAACTGTCACCATAAATTAAGATTATATCACCAATCAAAGATGTATCATGCCCAAACCATATTCCAGATGAGCtcgttatgtggagtgatggcctggaggtaacgcgcctGCCTaaaaagtgagagaatctgagcacactggttcgcatcccatagtcgccagtattttcttcccctccatgagaccttgagtggtggtctgcgcactagtcattcagttgagacgataaatcaaggtcccatgtgcagcatgcatttagtgcacgtaaaagaacccacggcaacaaaagggatgtccctggcaaaattatgtagaaaaatccactttgataggaaaacaaataaaaaaaactgcatgcaggaaaaaatacaaaaaaaaaaaaaaagggtgacgctctcagtgtagcgacgctctctccaaagggagagcagcccaaatttcatatggagaaatctgttgtgactaaaaagagcaatataatgatataataatactgTCACCAACTAAAACCTTACGCACCATCCGAGGATCCGTGCTCATGGAACCAACAACCATGCTGCCAAATTTCTTCCCCCACCACGGCTGCCAGCTTGATGTCTTTTCAAACTCTTCTGGGGGTGTGTAGCGAATCACATGATTGTCCAGGACCTGAAAAACAAGCTTTGCATGATGGACTGTCCAGAGAAGAGGAACAATGATGATATATGTAATCATTACTGTTTTAaattcattcactgattcattGCGATCTCATTCAGATACATATTTACTGTATCATACCGCAACAATCTGACTTCTTTTTCATTTTGGATCCTTCACTTGAAATGTCATTCAAATACTTTCTCACCCAAACTTTCAAATGATAATTGATAAGAATGCATTTCCATGttaaaaattcataaaaaaacgaaaagaaaagcaaTTATGTGAGAATGTATGGAATAGGGCACATAAAGAACTTACCTGCAGTAATGTCACCATtatccttttcccttcttttgtcCACTGTGGGATGACGCCAATCTTCACTGCTATGACCCCACAGCGTCGCGTCCtgagaaggaacaaacaaacaaagaaaactaaaTATTATATTTTACAGATATCAAGTTGTCTGAAGCCATAGCAAAAACCAGATAAGGTGTTTTGTAACAGTATCTTTTGACACAGACGTCAGAACTGACTTGCTCATGGTATAAGCTGATAAGGTAGTTTGAATCATAATGCTGTTGTGATATCAAAAACTGAGAAAAAGTATCACCTTAATTACAGTCCATAAATCTGAGAACCTTCCTTTTGATACCCATTAGTCCCCTCTGCATTCCTCTAGCCCATCCATACATAAGCATATTTATTCCTGAAACATTAAGGAAAAATGGGGGGATTGGCAGAGTTGGCtcagtgttggacttctgatccagtgttcactactggttagggtttaactctctccggacgaaggaatgcgtgagcattcctacacaaaatgtATTCGGATTCAGATGAAAGAATGGAACAGCATTCTCCGAAAATAAAATTCCATCacacgctgtacacgtgattctgtgattagccaagcagagtgcgctattctgggtcactccacaattgaacagtatgattggtcagcctggcatgtgtggcccgtctcgcacacacgctgacaaagtcactgaccggtcgtctgcttgcgtgccagcctgttagcaaagcgggctcttctcagaatgttgtgaagcgaacaaggcagtgtcggcaacgttttagggttgccaaagtacttgaaatgctgcAAACTGAaaggtcggacattgaagaggtggatgatgacgacgaagaaagcgaatttaatgcagaaagcgagcatgggtatggtgattcagggtgaaaaattggcagtaatTTCTACATacggcaaaactgtaaaaataagatgagaaatttgatttttttttatatgtaatagctcaacacgtaataaaccagttctgaaagtttcattttcttacacagtatttagtattttttgtaatttttttccaaacccttacaaagggtggggaaaagcaagggagaaaacttgtcgtcccgagtgagttaagcccCCATTTCAGAACGGTGTTGCATCCTTGCAACATTACTCCGATTTCCGTCACTCCACCAAGGTGTAATTGTGGATGGGTACCTCACTTTAGTTAGGCAAGATGAAaatggcagaagaagaggaatgtcaagcctcagacacagtggatgtgacttcACAGCCCCAATGGCTGAAAAAGTCCATGGGAATTCTAACTTAATCTAATCTGAGTCTCGTTAAGTAAAATGAATAATACCACTAAAAATGATCAATAATCACTaatacaaatgtaaaatgaaaacaTACCCCTTGCGATACTCCTGGTTTTCCATTCCGACATCGTCCTTGAGCACCGGACTTGTGTTTCTGTAGGTACTGCGGATGACTTCCTTCACAAACCTCTCATTCTCTCGTGTCAAGTCTTCATCTGTTTGAGGAGGCTTCTTGCGGGTATACCACTCAGGTTGTAAATTGTACTGTGCCACATTGTGTTTCTTGCTGCGGACTTGACAGTAGTTGGATAATACCCTGAAAATAAACATCCAGGATAAGAACGGTCAGAAATTATCAATTGTTTCCTGATTattagacacacactgacacactgcttttctgcgtgtgtatacacatgagggggattcaggcacaagccgGTCTGCAAATAAGTTGAAATGGGAGATTGGGAAaacctccactctttacccaccaggcgctgtcacccaGAATCAAACCttggaccctcaggttgaaagtccaacgctttacaataataacaataataataacggtatttatatagcgctgaatcttgtgcatagacaaatcaaagcgctttcacaccagtcattctcacgcacgcataactctataACTGGAGAAACTGATTCACCCCCTTCGCTTCCCTGTCACCCttcttcccctcactccccatcctAACCCCCTCCTTCattttaataacaataataataatatttatatagcgctgaatcttgtgcagaaacaaatcaaagcgctttcacacaccagtcatacacacacatgcacaactctaaaactgaagaaactggagacaaggaagaggcagggagcggaggctattttgggaataggtgtgttttaaagccagacttgaaagagctgagtgtggagacctgacgaagcgaaagacaaagttcattccaattgcaaggtccagagacagagaaagaacggtggccaacagtcgagagtttgaatctgggtatgcgtaaatagagtggatccgaagctgatcgtagtgagcgagatggagtgctttaaccactcagctattacaTCTGCCTAATTACTCACACTGACATGCAAAGAAGGTATCATGTTTCCATCTCCAGGCAAGAGTGAGGTTCTCAGTCTCACGAGTCAAGGCTAGGTAGCTCTCAGAGCAACTTTACCAGAAGctaagcataacaatataacatttaCATACTGCCTCACATCTGCTTCCTTGTGCTTGAAGTCCTCACCCTCACTACTCGCTCTATTGCCACTAGCATCCAAGCAGGCTCGCAAACAGGAAACATTTTTATGCTGagcttccttcactccttccttccataGAGTGACCACAATTAAATGTTGATTTTTATGTCACTGTTTAGGGGATTTGCAGGAAAAAAGCTCTaattttgaagaaagaaaaaaagagtctgCAGAAAAAAGCTCTAattcagaagaaaataaaaggaggaCCTGCTCGGACTGCAGCTCTCACTATAGTCTCAGTCCAACTGACACCCAACATAAAAACTGGGATTTTTGTTGCCCATCTTAGTGTGATGccatggtgtcagtgtggtgttataTTGTTTCTAGGTGTACTTTGGATGGttaataatactaatagtaatacttATGGCCAGCGCTGGGCATCAATCTCCGATTGGTGTGCAGCGAGCAGCTTGACATCGGCCTTGAAGAATTAATGGATGTAAAGTTTCATTCTCGTTCAGTGAAAGTCTATGCATACTTCAGTTCTGGCATTTCAGGGAAATGCTGgcctttcttgattcttgaggTTGCTTTCCCTGCTTTCAAGCATGAATTTTTCACTAATGACTGACAGAATGAACAGACCCAACAGAAAAGTCCAATCAGGAATCGAACTCTTGATCCATTGACTGGCCACCAACAACACCTCCTCCTGACTCTACATTTGCTACTGGAAGTCCCACCAAAATTACTAACGAACTTCCCACTCCAGCTAAAATTACCGGATATAACGATTATCGACCTCGATTAATGACATTCTCGTCGGGATCTCCGCAAAGCACTGAGCTTCGTATCGATCGAGGATTGACGCCCAATTACTTCGAATTTATATGTGATAGCAATAACACACATCACGCGGGGTGGGTGTCGATGTAAAACCCGAATGTGACAGACTGCTTTCCGTTTCTTCCCGTTGGCCATATCACTTCTGTAATTTACCGTGGCtgtcgttttgggttttttttttttctcttaacttctctctctctctctgtgtttgtgtgtgtgtgtgtgtgtgtgtgtgtgtgtttgtaagttgtGAGAAGGAGCAGAACCGGTAATGCAGAGGACAGACGTGGGGAGATCACTTTGGCTTTTCACGTTGAGATATTaactgacaaaaaagaaaaaaagagcataaGAAGTGCATATCAGCTGCTTACCCAATGGGACCAGACTGATGCAGCTGGATGCCACTCAAACGACAACGCAGCTGACACACTGCTTGTCTCAAAGTCATAGCTGGCAAAGCCGCCATGCTGATTTCAATGAGTGCTCGGCTCTTGATTATGCTTCAATGTTTTACAGGAATCGTCTAAAATATTTTCATTTCTGTCGTATGGTAGAAATCTGAAGAACGAAGTgcaacaaaataagaaaaaattcGAAGAAAACAAATTCTGTGCCTCAAGATTGCAGTTTTGTGGATAAATTAGAAATATCATTATACTCAAACTGTTGGGAAATTGTGGAAAAAGATACTGGGCAGATAACTCTCAAGTCTGTATGAGAGACGGCAGACGACACTCTGTCGGAAGTCCATCAGTGTAAAACGGTAACGTTTCATGAATGATGCAGAAAGGTTTTTGTCAGTGTCATAGCTCAGTATAAATCGGACTGCACTGCACATCTGTTGGTAGTCTGTGCATAACACTCTGGAATCGGAACTTTCTGGAATGCTAAATGATGCAGTGATTAAAGCACTCGGAGCGTAACTTGTCAATGGTTTGGTGATAAATATTAGTCGGACAGAAGATAGAACCACCATCAACCcagtgtaaaacaaacaaacaacaacaacaccacacacacacacacacataaaacaacaacagcaaaaacaaaaacaaagtcataTATATTTCATAATTTCCTTCCTCCCCATTTTCACCCTgccagttaaaaagaaaaacagcatgcAAATTCTCATCAAGAAGCAAATGAAATGGATAATGTGTTCCATGTGATTTTAAAATAAGGCCATCGTCCAGCTGAGGCATGTGAAAACACTGGCCTTTTTACATTAAGATAACTGTCCAGAACTCATGGTTAACTGGTAGTTATGTGCTCCCAGAGTGGAACGTTACTAAAAACAGTACAAGAAAAACTGGTCATTCCATATGGAGCTGTTGAAGTTCCAGATCTTTTCTCTTTGGATCTTCAGTTTAAATGTGACAGTAGCAAAAAGGTAATTatcatggtttttgtttttacttgtgTGTATTTATTAACTCTAGACCTTTAGTAACTGTCATACAGATTTGAATAAAGTATAATTACTCATTGGTTCATACTTGACTAAAACTTGAAAAGCAGAAGTTGCTGAACCTGTTTATTGCTTCgtagaaaaagaataagaaagataaTGGTACATGGACAATGTTTTTATTTTACATATGGCTAGATGATGTGATTCATTTACCCTACTAATCCACTGTCAGATTCAGTATAATATGTATGTGAACTGTTATTATATATTACCatcagaaagaagagaaagagaagaggagagagattgtgtgtgtcactgtgtgtgtgtgtgtgtgtgtgtgtgtgtgtgtgtgcaatgtcatttacaaaaggagagttgttttctttcacttAACAAGTTCACTTTCACCATACTCCTTGTATGTAGGAGTCCCATTTTTGTTTTTAGAATTCAAGTTTTTATGAGATTAACTCCAGATTGAATATATCCTTCAAATTTGCAAAATGTTGATTAGCATATTTTCTATTGTCTAGGGTCAGTAgtaaattatttttttcatcttGCAAATTATAGCAACTGAAGAATAGAACATATACTGATCAGTACTCTTCATTGTTACATGGTGGCTCTTACATACCTACTTTTTCTGAAGCATCAGTATTGTGCAGcaatttttcagtgtgtgtgacagcttgTGTTCATTCAGTCAAGTTGACGAGGACCACTGTTGTCATCCTGGGTTAGAAGGGGCAGAGACAGTCTGTTGGTGCACAGAGGGTTGATAAGGCTGTC
The sequence above is drawn from the Babylonia areolata isolate BAREFJ2019XMU chromosome 26, ASM4173473v1, whole genome shotgun sequence genome and encodes:
- the LOC143300188 gene encoding large ribosomal subunit protein uL3m-like, giving the protein MAALPAMTLRQAVCQLRCRLSGIQLHQSGPIGVLSNYCQVRSKKHNVAQYNLQPEWYTRKKPPQTDEDLTRENERFVKEVIRSTYRNTSPVLKDDVGMENQEYRKGTRRCGVIAVKIGVIPQWTKEGKRIMVTLLQVLDNHVIRYTPPEEFEKTSSWQPWWGKKFGSMVVGSMSTDPRMFSKAYVNLFTEAGVPPKKVLTRFLVTPDAAIQPGTPLSVMHYRVGDYVDVQAKTIDHGFQGVVKRWGMKGMPASHGVTKAHRKMGSTGGGGDKSAIWKGKKMPGHMGDRWTKLKGLKIWRINTRYNVLYVQGPNIPGNTHGIVRVYDTILPTCRPSAEDHPPFPTWTGEASSQDLPLEFFDDNLHRMSDPSLTFE